One Allostreptomyces psammosilenae DNA segment encodes these proteins:
- the mycP gene encoding type VII secretion-associated serine protease mycosin, producing MLGAAAPAAASTGDRAGADGAVPTRIIPPVETAATSQQCTFPAEPIQGTPWTIQRLLLQQMWATTRGEGVTVAVIDTGVDASHPQLAGAVERGRDLIENKDDGRFDDVGHGTKVAGIIAARESDDTGFVGIAPGATILPIRQNDGTGQGEGEDGKDHGTAESLARAIRYAVEQGADVINISQDTADGTNPPVLAEAVADAVAEDVVVVASAGNNGADGQARTTYPAAYPGVIAVGSSDRNNERSVFSQAGEFVDVVAPGEDVVSTVPRGGHCVDVGTSFSAPYVSGVAALLRAKYPDWSAEEIAAWMAQTAQRSDRDHNQFVGWGVVDPVKALTGNAEPISEPVPDVLPSGAADIVPARMVLGETPEDRMRRNAVYTVAAGAMLVIVISGTAVVLRDRRKAGAAPPPPAGV from the coding sequence ATGCTCGGTGCCGCCGCCCCGGCCGCCGCCTCGACCGGTGACCGGGCCGGAGCAGACGGCGCGGTTCCGACCCGCATCATCCCCCCGGTGGAGACGGCCGCCACCAGCCAGCAGTGCACCTTCCCCGCCGAGCCCATCCAGGGCACCCCGTGGACCATCCAACGGTTGCTGCTCCAGCAGATGTGGGCCACCACCCGGGGCGAGGGCGTCACCGTCGCGGTGATCGACACCGGGGTGGACGCCAGCCACCCGCAGCTGGCCGGCGCGGTGGAGCGGGGCAGGGACCTGATCGAGAACAAGGACGACGGCCGCTTCGACGACGTCGGCCACGGAACCAAGGTCGCCGGCATCATCGCCGCGCGGGAGAGCGACGACACCGGCTTCGTCGGCATCGCGCCGGGCGCCACCATCCTGCCGATCCGCCAGAACGACGGCACCGGTCAGGGCGAGGGCGAGGACGGCAAGGACCACGGCACCGCCGAGAGCCTCGCCAGGGCCATCCGCTACGCCGTCGAGCAGGGCGCCGACGTCATCAACATCTCCCAGGACACTGCGGACGGGACCAACCCGCCGGTCCTGGCGGAGGCGGTGGCCGACGCCGTCGCCGAGGACGTGGTGGTGGTCGCCTCCGCCGGCAACAACGGGGCGGACGGGCAGGCCCGCACCACCTACCCGGCCGCCTACCCGGGCGTCATCGCGGTCGGCTCCTCCGACCGCAACAACGAGCGTTCGGTGTTCTCCCAGGCCGGCGAGTTCGTGGACGTGGTCGCCCCTGGCGAGGACGTGGTCTCCACCGTGCCCAGGGGCGGCCACTGCGTGGACGTCGGCACCAGCTTCTCCGCGCCGTACGTCTCCGGCGTCGCGGCCCTGCTGCGCGCCAAGTACCCGGACTGGAGCGCCGAGGAGATCGCCGCCTGGATGGCGCAGACCGCCCAGCGCTCCGACCGCGACCACAACCAGTTCGTCGGCTGGGGCGTGGTGGACCCGGTGAAGGCGCTCACCGGCAACGCGGAGCCGATCAGCGAGCCGGTCCCGGACGTCCTGCCGTCCGGAGCCGCCGACATCGTGCCGGCCCGGATGGTGCTGGGGGAGACCCCGGAGGACCGGATGCGGCGCAACGCGGTGTACACGGTCGCCGCCGGAGCCATGCTGGTGATCGTGATCTCCGGCACCGCCGTCGTCCTGCGGGACCGCCGGAAGGCGGGCGCGGCGCCGCCGCCCCCCGCCGGCGTCTGA
- a CDS encoding WXG100 family type VII secretion target → MKVTFGRLEQAAEETRTAATNISTQLDDLKAAVNRVAQTWTGDAQTAYNQRQEEWNQSAQALNEVLQAIEQNLRQAAENYRTTENQIANVWRG, encoded by the coding sequence ATGAAGGTCACTTTCGGCCGGCTGGAGCAGGCCGCCGAGGAGACCAGGACTGCCGCCACCAACATCAGCACCCAGCTGGACGACCTGAAGGCCGCCGTCAACCGGGTCGCCCAGACCTGGACCGGTGACGCCCAGACGGCCTACAACCAGCGCCAGGAGGAGTGGAACCAGTCCGCCCAGGCGCTGAACGAGGTCCTCCAGGCCATCGAGCAGAACCTGCGTCAGGCCGCGGAGAACTACCGCACCACGGAGAACCAGATCGCCAACGTCTGGCGCGGCTGA
- a CDS encoding WXG100 family type VII secretion target has protein sequence MVEVTDEELRALATRIGNVVESVRSELSTLENKLSDVSSAWTGQAATAYQNLREQWNTEANDIFRTLGEIREAVEQTEATYVASDQDQQSSFSRIQSVMRG, from the coding sequence ATGGTCGAGGTAACCGACGAGGAACTCCGGGCGCTCGCCACCAGGATCGGCAACGTCGTGGAGTCGGTGCGTTCGGAGCTCAGCACGCTGGAGAACAAGCTCTCCGACGTGTCCAGCGCCTGGACGGGTCAGGCCGCGACGGCCTACCAGAACCTGCGCGAGCAGTGGAACACCGAAGCCAACGACATCTTCCGGACGCTGGGTGAGATCCGCGAGGCGGTCGAGCAGACCGAGGCGACCTACGTGGCCTCGGACCAGGACCAGCAGTCCAGCTTCAGCCGCATCCAGAGCGTGATGCGCGGCTGA
- the eccB gene encoding type VII secretion protein EccB: MASRRDQLNAYTFARKRSVAAFLQPNRGGTDETAPRPLRAVVPSTIVGVLIMAGFGAWGLIRPTAPANWDDGNKVIVGSDSTTRYVVLPDENSTDPNARMLHPVLNMASAKLLIGADGDFDIVQVRESELGSIKRGPTIGIPWAPDSLPTAEEAARAKTWAVCQQPPEDDLNAMPQQYTYVLSGTEDLAAINGPERQNRSFSLYVMDPDDQVYLISAEGMRYQLVADDQAELNALTASLFGPTAVPQRVSREWLNTLNAGPEIYFPTVEGAGEEVSSELELPAEYRTVGTVLYDSTASGGRQPYLVLRDRVALISPFMEALWLNSPQALEEAYQQTGNPVAYPVAAQIINQANAATAGQAEPFDVEQAWPREQINWANRSGPSVQNPTNTICSILDPNTSQPLPGADAAGQATDGSGSAAAQGAPEYRIGIWAGTDLPIPVEDEISRAYVSINTGLLYREVSGDAAQPDGQEAAAEGDTVSGNLYLITDTGLRYGVPVSGANQDPSAAPQDGEAQQEGAQDGAQEGAPTQEAGAKDRLGYTSIAEPVPVPQAWSEFLAKGPVLDPEAAARPQGS, translated from the coding sequence ATGGCATCGCGCCGGGACCAACTCAACGCCTACACCTTCGCCCGCAAACGCTCGGTGGCGGCGTTCCTCCAGCCCAACCGCGGCGGGACGGACGAGACCGCGCCGCGTCCGCTGCGCGCGGTGGTGCCGAGCACGATCGTGGGCGTCCTGATCATGGCCGGCTTCGGGGCGTGGGGCCTGATCCGCCCCACCGCCCCGGCGAACTGGGACGACGGCAACAAGGTGATCGTGGGCTCGGACTCCACCACGCGCTACGTGGTGCTGCCGGACGAGAACAGCACCGATCCGAACGCGCGGATGCTCCACCCGGTGCTGAACATGGCCTCCGCCAAGCTGCTGATCGGCGCGGACGGGGACTTCGACATCGTCCAGGTGCGCGAGTCGGAGCTGGGCAGCATCAAGCGCGGCCCCACCATCGGCATCCCGTGGGCGCCGGACAGTCTGCCCACCGCGGAGGAGGCGGCGCGCGCCAAGACCTGGGCGGTGTGCCAGCAGCCGCCGGAGGACGACCTCAACGCCATGCCGCAGCAGTACACCTACGTTCTGTCCGGCACGGAGGACCTGGCGGCGATCAACGGCCCGGAGCGGCAGAACCGCAGCTTCAGCCTGTACGTGATGGATCCGGACGACCAGGTGTACCTCATCTCCGCCGAGGGGATGCGCTACCAGCTGGTCGCCGACGACCAGGCGGAGCTGAACGCGCTGACCGCGTCGCTGTTCGGCCCGACCGCCGTGCCGCAGCGGGTGAGCCGGGAGTGGCTGAACACCCTGAACGCGGGCCCGGAGATCTACTTCCCGACCGTCGAGGGGGCCGGTGAGGAGGTCTCCTCCGAGCTGGAGCTGCCCGCGGAGTACCGCACCGTCGGCACGGTGCTGTACGACTCGACGGCCAGCGGCGGCCGGCAGCCCTACCTGGTGCTGCGTGACCGGGTGGCGCTGATCAGCCCGTTCATGGAGGCGCTGTGGCTGAACAGCCCGCAGGCGCTGGAGGAGGCGTACCAGCAGACCGGGAACCCGGTGGCCTACCCGGTGGCCGCGCAGATCATCAACCAGGCGAACGCGGCGACCGCCGGGCAGGCGGAGCCTTTCGACGTGGAGCAGGCGTGGCCCCGGGAGCAGATCAACTGGGCCAACCGCTCCGGTCCGTCGGTGCAGAACCCGACCAACACGATCTGCAGCATCCTGGACCCGAACACCTCCCAGCCGCTCCCCGGCGCGGACGCCGCAGGTCAGGCGACCGACGGCTCCGGCTCCGCGGCGGCCCAGGGCGCGCCGGAGTACCGGATCGGGATCTGGGCCGGGACGGACCTGCCGATCCCGGTGGAGGACGAGATCAGCCGGGCGTACGTCTCGATCAACACCGGGCTGCTGTACCGGGAGGTGTCCGGGGACGCGGCCCAGCCGGACGGGCAGGAGGCCGCCGCCGAGGGTGACACCGTCTCCGGGAACCTCTACCTGATCACCGACACGGGCCTGCGCTACGGCGTTCCGGTCTCCGGCGCGAACCAGGATCCCAGCGCCGCCCCGCAGGATGGCGAGGCACAACAGGAGGGGGCGCAGGACGGGGCGCAGGAGGGCGCGCCGACGCAGGAGGCGGGGGCCAAGGACCGGCTCGGTTACACCTCCATCGCCGAGCCCGTGCCGGTGCCCCAGGCGTGGTCGGAGTTCCTGGCGAAGGGCCCCGTCCTCGACCCGGAGGCCGCGGCGCGCCCGCAGGGCTCCTGA